Part of the Geitlerinema sp. PCC 9228 genome, GGTCCCCGAGAAGATTTCCAGGAATACCCGCGGGATTTGGAACGCGATCGCCAGTTGTGCGAGGAGTTGGGGGTGGATGTCATTTTTGCTCCCACCTCCGAGCAAATGTATGGCGCCATAGCTTGGGAAAATCCCGAAGCCACCACCCGCGTTTTCCCACCCAAGTCGATGACCCAAGTTTTGTGCGGTCGTACCCGCATCGGTCATTTTGAAGGGGTGGCAACGGTGGTGACCAAGCTCTTGCAAATTATCCAGCCTCAGAGGGCTTATTTCGGGCAAAAGGACGGACAGCAGCTCGCCATTATCCGCCAGGTGGTTGCCGACTTGCAGTTGCCTACAGAAATCGTCAGTTGTGCCATTGTGCGGGAGGATTCGGGGTTGGCCTTGAGTTCGCGCAACCAATATTTGCAGCCCTACCAGCGGGAAAAAGCGGCCCTGCTGTATCGCAGTTTGTGCCAAGCTGCCCAGGAATTCGAGCGCCAGCGGCAGGCATCGAACCACCATGGTCCCGACGCGCATACAATTATCGATACGGTGCGATCGCTGTTGGCGGCAGAACCTGAGATTCAGGTGGAATATGTAGAACTGGTTCATCCGGATACGCTGGTGCCTCTGGAGAGGGTAGAGAATCGTGGTATGCTAGCGCTCGCTGCTTGGGTAGGATCGGTACGTTTGATTGACAATATTTTGCTAGAAAACCATCGCCGTCCGATTGTGGCCATTGATGGTCCGGCTGGAGCGGGCAAATCAACGGTCGCCCGCCAGGTTGCCGAACGGTTAAACTTACTGTATTTGGATACGGGGGCTATGTATCGGGCGGTTACCTGGTCGGTTTTGGATGCTGGGGTGGCCATGGACGACGAACCTGCAGTCGCCGAAGTTGCCAGCCAGTGTCGTATTGATTTAATTCCCCATGGGGATCGGGTAGAAGTGCAGGTCAATGGGCGAGATGTGACGCCGGCAATTCGCAACAACGAGGTCACCAATGCAGTTTCCACGGTCGCAGCCCAACCGGCAGTGCGGCAAATTTTGGTACAGCAACAGCAACGCTACGGCGAACGTGGCGGTTTGGTGGCAGAAGGGCGCGATATTGGTACCAATGTGTTTCCTGAGGCCGAGTTAAAAATTTTTCTGACTGCTTCGGTGAAAGAACGGGCGCGCCGCCGCCAGCAAGATATGCAGCAACAGGGAGAAAATCAAATTGATTTGGAAATGCTCGAACAAGCGATCGCCAAACGCGACCAGCAAGACAGCGATCGCATGGTGGCCCCTTTGTGCCAAGCTGCCGATGCCATTGAAATCCAAACCGACGGACTGACGGTGGAGCAGGTGGTCGAGCAAATTTTAGCGTGTTACCAACAGGTGTTGGTGGCTGTTTCCTAAGGGGTATGGGAGCTTGGGAGCGTGGGGGCATGGAAGAGACAAATCCATCGATCTTCTAATTTTCTCATTTCCCTATCTTTCACGCTCGGTACGCTTCCTATCAATTCGTGCTATAGAGGAGGAAATATGCTGAAATGGGACTATCGCCAAATTAAGAACCATTGCGACCCGTTGCTAATTGGATGGCAGGTAGGTAGCCCATGAAATCTCCAAATTCTCCGTGCAAGCGGTTCCTTTTTCGGTGGTGGTTCTTGCTGGTTGGGGTGCCATCTGTATGTTTGGTTGCCATCTCCAGCGGCCAGACCCTGGCGAAATCCCAGGTTTCAACGCTGCCTCAGTGGCAAGCGCAAGTTTCCGATTCCCCCACCGAACAACCGCACCAACCTGTTTCGGAAGCCCTTCGCGATCGCGTTCGGCAAGAGGTGAACCAAGCCATGAGTCGCGCCACTTTGCTCATGTACGTGGTGGCCTTTCTTTTGGTTTTGCTGCCTACGCTTTCTGGGGTGGGAATTTGGTTGCTGCTGTCTTATATGGAACGGCAGAGTAAGTTGTTTGCCCAGGAAATTGACAGCTTTCGCGATGATGCCATTCAGCAGCTACACCAGAGCATGTCCCAGGCGGAATCGGTGCTGAATACGTTACAAGCGGAGCGACAAAATTTAGATCGGAAAATGGCTGTTTTGTCAAGTATTTCGCCAGTGACGCCGGAATTGCCACCGGAAGAGCAAGAGGAAAGCGAAGTTGAGGAAGTGGAAGACTCTCCAGAAACATTTCTGCAAACCGAAACTCCAGAACCCACTCCTACCGATACGGCTGCGGCGCAATCCCCCCCAACGCCTTCTCCTGGGGTGAGTGAAGAAAAGAACCAACAGGCGGTGCATTTTTTCCAGCAAGGGAACTCAGCTTTTTTGCAAGGGAACTACGAAGAAGCGAT contains:
- a CDS encoding bifunctional pantoate--beta-alanine ligase/(d)CMP kinase — encoded protein: MRLLTTVAAVRCYLDKYRAPLRQTQGVTQQVGLVPTMGALHEGHLSLIRRSRLENQIVVVSIFVNPLQFGPREDFQEYPRDLERDRQLCEELGVDVIFAPTSEQMYGAIAWENPEATTRVFPPKSMTQVLCGRTRIGHFEGVATVVTKLLQIIQPQRAYFGQKDGQQLAIIRQVVADLQLPTEIVSCAIVREDSGLALSSRNQYLQPYQREKAALLYRSLCQAAQEFERQRQASNHHGPDAHTIIDTVRSLLAAEPEIQVEYVELVHPDTLVPLERVENRGMLALAAWVGSVRLIDNILLENHRRPIVAIDGPAGAGKSTVARQVAERLNLLYLDTGAMYRAVTWSVLDAGVAMDDEPAVAEVASQCRIDLIPHGDRVEVQVNGRDVTPAIRNNEVTNAVSTVAAQPAVRQILVQQQQRYGERGGLVAEGRDIGTNVFPEAELKIFLTASVKERARRRQQDMQQQGENQIDLEMLEQAIAKRDQQDSDRMVAPLCQAADAIEIQTDGLTVEQVVEQILACYQQVLVAVS
- a CDS encoding tetratricopeptide repeat protein, coding for MKSPNSPCKRFLFRWWFLLVGVPSVCLVAISSGQTLAKSQVSTLPQWQAQVSDSPTEQPHQPVSEALRDRVRQEVNQAMSRATLLMYVVAFLLVLLPTLSGVGIWLLLSYMERQSKLFAQEIDSFRDDAIQQLHQSMSQAESVLNTLQAERQNLDRKMAVLSSISPVTPELPPEEQEESEVEEVEDSPETFLQTETPEPTPTDTAAAQSPPTPSPGVSEEKNQQAVHFFQQGNSAFLQGNYEEAIAAYDQAIEYKPDYYQAWSNRGSTLFQQRSYEEALQSYDRALALKSEYPEAWNNRGSVLVKMKQYEEALPSYKKALKLKPNYYEAWKNLGLVWQEMEQPKKAIQAYKKALKIKPDYVDAWYNFAQLLQTLKKNQAALDAYQKVSQFAPEHVDTWYQKARCHALQGNIDLACENLQQAINRNRDRYKSLARNEPDFQRLQDSDRFQSLIE